In Caloenas nicobarica isolate bCalNic1 chromosome 5, bCalNic1.hap1, whole genome shotgun sequence, a single genomic region encodes these proteins:
- the NFKBIA gene encoding NF-kappa-B inhibitor alpha, which translates to MRSAAAAAAHSQHSRSSAAMISARRPVEPPVMEGYEQTKKERQGGFPLDDRHDSGLDSMKEEEYRQLVKELEDIRLQPREPPAWAQQLTEDGDTFLHLAIIHEEKALSLEVIRQTAGDSAFLNFQNNLSQTPLHLAVITDQPEIAEHLLKAGCDLEIRDFRGNTPLHIACQQGSLRSVSVLTQYCQPHHLLAVLQATNYNGHTCLHLASIQGYLAIVEYLLSLGADVNAQEPCNGRTALHLAVDLQNSDLVSLLVKHGADVNKVTYQGYSPYQLTWGRENSSIQEQLKQLTTADLQMLPESEDEESSESEPEFTEDELIYDDCRIGGRQLAF; encoded by the exons ATGCgaagcgccgccgccgccgccgctcactCGCAGCACAGCCGCAGCTCCGCCGCCATGAtcagcgcccgccgccccgtCGAGCCGCCGGTTATGGAGGGCTACGAGCAAACGAAGAAAGAGCGTCAGGGCGGGTTCCCGCTCGACGATCGCCACGACAGCGGCTTGGACTCCATGAAGGAGGAGGAGTACCGGCAGCTggtgaaggagctggaggacaTACGCCTGCAGCCCCGCGAACCGCCCGCCTGGGCACAGCAGCTGACGGAGGATGGGGACAC ttttctccaCTTGGCGATTATTCACGAGGAAAAAGCCCTGAGCCTGGAGGTGATCCGGCAGACAGCTGGGGACTCGGCTTTCCTGAACTTCCAGAACAACCTCAGCCAG ACTCCTCTTCACCTGGCAGTGATCACTGATCAGCCTGAAATTGCCGAGCATCTTCTGAAGGCCGGATGCGACCTGGAAATCAGGGACTTCCGAGGAAATACCCCCCTGCACATTGCCTGCCAGCAGGGCTCCCTCAGGAGCGTCAGCGTCCTCACGCAGTACTGCCAGCCGCACCACCTCCTCGCTGTCCTGCAGGCAACCAACTACAACG GACATACATGTCTCCATTTGGCATCCATTCAAGGATACCTGGCTATTGTTGAATACTTGCTGTCCTTGGGAGCAGATGTAAATGCTCAG GAGCCATGCAATGGCAGAACAGCGCTACATTTGGCTGTCGACCTGCAGAATTCTGACCTGGTGTCGCTTCTGGTGAAACATGGGGCGGACGTGAACAAAGTGACCTACCAGGGCTATTCCCCCTATCAGCTCACGTGGGGAAGAGAAAACTCCAGCATACAGGAACAGCTGAAGCAGCTGACCACAGCTGACCTACAGATGTTGCCAGAAAGTGAGGATGAGGAAAGCAGTGAATCGGAGCCTGAATTCACAGAGGATGAA cttATATATGATGACTGCCGTATTGGAGGAAGACAGCTGGCATTTTAA